A part of Streptomyces sp. NBC_01235 genomic DNA contains:
- the lpdA gene encoding dihydrolipoyl dehydrogenase, which produces MANDASTVFDLVILGGGSGGYAAALRGAQLGLDVALIEKDKVGGTCLHRGCIPTKALLHAGEIADQARESEQFGVKATFEGIDIAGVHKYKDGVISGLYKGLQGLVASRKVTYIEGEGRLSSPTSVDVNGQRVQGRHVLLATGSVPKSLPGLEIDGNRIISSDHALVLDRVPKSAIILGGGVIGVEFASAWKSFGSDVTVIEGLKHLVPVEDENSSKLLERAFRKRGIKFNLGTFFSKAEYTADGVKVTLADGKEFEAEVLLVAVGRGPVSAGLGYEEQGVATDRGYVLVDEYMRTNVPTISAVGDLVPTLQLAHVGFAEGILVAERLAGLKAVPIDYDGVPRVTYCHPEVASVGITEAKAKEIYGADKVVALKYNLAGNGKSKILGTSGEIKLVQVKDGAVVGVHMVGDRMGEQVGEAQLIYNWEALPAEVAQLIHAHPTQSEALGEAHLALAGKPLHSHD; this is translated from the coding sequence GTGGCGAACGACGCCAGCACCGTTTTCGACCTAGTGATCCTCGGCGGTGGTAGTGGCGGTTACGCCGCGGCCCTGCGCGGGGCCCAGCTGGGCCTGGACGTCGCCCTGATCGAGAAGGACAAGGTCGGCGGCACCTGCCTGCACCGGGGTTGCATCCCCACCAAGGCCCTGCTGCACGCGGGCGAGATCGCCGACCAGGCCCGCGAGAGCGAGCAGTTCGGCGTCAAGGCCACCTTCGAGGGCATCGACATCGCCGGGGTCCACAAGTACAAGGACGGCGTGATCTCCGGCCTGTACAAGGGCCTGCAGGGGCTTGTCGCCTCCCGCAAGGTCACCTACATCGAGGGCGAGGGCCGCCTGTCCTCCCCCACCTCCGTCGATGTGAACGGCCAGCGTGTCCAGGGCCGCCACGTGCTCCTGGCGACCGGCTCCGTGCCGAAGTCGCTGCCGGGCCTGGAGATCGACGGCAACCGGATCATCTCCTCCGACCACGCCCTCGTCCTGGACCGCGTGCCGAAGTCCGCGATCATCCTGGGCGGCGGCGTCATCGGCGTCGAGTTCGCCTCGGCGTGGAAGTCCTTCGGCTCCGACGTGACGGTCATCGAGGGTCTGAAGCACCTCGTGCCGGTCGAGGACGAGAACTCCTCCAAGCTTCTTGAGCGCGCGTTCCGCAAGCGCGGCATCAAGTTCAACCTGGGCACCTTCTTCTCGAAGGCCGAGTACACCGCCGACGGCGTCAAGGTCACCCTGGCCGACGGCAAGGAGTTCGAGGCCGAGGTCCTGCTGGTCGCGGTGGGCCGCGGGCCCGTCTCCGCCGGTCTGGGCTACGAGGAGCAGGGCGTCGCGACGGACCGCGGCTACGTCCTGGTCGACGAGTACATGCGGACGAACGTCCCGACCATCTCCGCCGTGGGCGACCTGGTCCCGACGCTCCAGCTCGCGCATGTCGGCTTCGCCGAGGGCATCCTGGTGGCGGAGCGGCTGGCCGGTCTGAAGGCCGTCCCGATCGACTACGACGGTGTCCCGCGGGTGACGTACTGCCACCCCGAGGTCGCCTCCGTGGGCATCACCGAGGCCAAGGCCAAGGAGATCTACGGCGCGGACAAGGTCGTCGCTCTGAAGTACAACCTCGCGGGCAACGGCAAGAGCAAGATCCTGGGCACCTCGGGCGAGATCAAGCTCGTCCAGGTGAAGGACGGTGCCGTGGTCGGCGTCCACATGGTCGGCGACCGCATGGGCGAGCAGGTCGGCGAAGCCCAGCTGATCTACAACTGGGAGGCGCTGCCGGCCGAGGTCGCGCAGCTCATCCACGCCCACCCGACGCAGAGCGAGGCGCTCGGCGAGGCCCACCTGGCCCTGGCGGGCAAGCCGCTGCACTCGCACGACTGA
- the sucB gene encoding 2-oxoglutarate dehydrogenase, E2 component, dihydrolipoamide succinyltransferase, whose translation MAVSVTLPALGESVTEGTVTRWLKAEGERVEADEPLLEVSTDKVDTEIPSPAAGILASIKVAEDETVEVGAELAVIDDGTGAPAAAPAPAAEQVAPPAPEPAPAAQPSTEQAAPAPAPTAEAATGAGSAQGTDVVLPALGESVTEGTVTRWLKSVGDSVEADEPLLEVSTDKVDTEIPAPTSGVLLEITVGEDETAEVGAKLAVIGAPGAAPAAAPAPAAPAPAAAPAPAPVAPAPAPAAPAPAPVAAAPAPAAPAPAPVAPAPVAAPAPAAQATDEGAYVTPLVRKLAAESGVDLAAVKGTGVGGRIRKQDVLAAAEAAKAAAAAPAPAAAAAPAAAKKTPALEVSPLRGQTVKMPRIRKVIGDNMVKALHEQAQLSSVVEVDITRLMKLRAQAKDSFAAREGVKLSPMPFFVKAAAQALKAHPAVNARINVDEGTITYFDTESIGIAVDSEKGLMTPVIKHAGDLNIAGIAKATADLAGKVRANKITPDELSGATFTISNTGSRGALFDTIIVPPNQVAILGIGATVKRPAVIETDEGTVIGVRDMTYLTLSYDHRLVDGADAARYLTAVKAILEAGEFEVELGL comes from the coding sequence ATGGCGGTTTCCGTAACCCTTCCGGCGCTCGGCGAGAGCGTCACCGAGGGCACTGTCACCCGCTGGCTGAAGGCCGAGGGTGAGCGCGTAGAGGCCGACGAGCCGCTGCTCGAGGTCTCGACCGACAAGGTCGACACCGAGATCCCCTCCCCCGCCGCCGGCATCCTGGCCTCCATCAAGGTCGCCGAGGACGAGACGGTCGAGGTCGGCGCCGAGCTGGCCGTCATCGACGACGGCACCGGGGCCCCGGCCGCCGCTCCGGCTCCGGCCGCCGAGCAGGTCGCGCCGCCGGCTCCCGAGCCGGCCCCGGCCGCCCAGCCCTCCACCGAGCAGGCCGCTCCCGCCCCGGCGCCCACCGCCGAGGCCGCCACCGGCGCCGGCTCCGCCCAGGGCACGGACGTGGTCCTGCCCGCGCTCGGCGAGTCCGTCACCGAGGGCACCGTCACCCGCTGGCTGAAGTCGGTCGGCGACAGCGTCGAGGCCGACGAGCCGCTGCTCGAGGTCTCGACCGACAAGGTCGACACCGAGATCCCGGCGCCCACCTCCGGTGTGCTGCTCGAGATCACGGTCGGCGAGGACGAGACCGCCGAGGTCGGCGCCAAGCTCGCCGTCATCGGCGCCCCGGGTGCCGCTCCGGCGGCTGCCCCGGCCCCCGCCGCCCCGGCCCCGGCCGCCGCCCCGGCGCCCGCCCCGGTCGCCCCGGCTCCGGCTCCGGCCGCCCCGGCGCCCGCCCCGGTCGCCGCCGCTCCGGCTCCGGCCGCCCCGGCCCCCGCGCCGGTCGCCCCCGCTCCGGTCGCTGCCCCCGCGCCCGCCGCGCAGGCCACCGACGAGGGCGCGTACGTCACCCCGCTGGTGCGCAAGCTCGCCGCCGAGAGCGGCGTCGACCTGGCCGCCGTCAAGGGCACCGGCGTCGGCGGTCGGATCCGCAAGCAGGACGTCCTCGCCGCCGCCGAGGCCGCGAAGGCCGCCGCCGCTGCCCCGGCTCCGGCCGCCGCCGCCGCTCCGGCCGCCGCGAAGAAGACCCCGGCGCTCGAGGTGTCCCCGCTGCGCGGCCAGACCGTCAAGATGCCCCGCATCCGCAAGGTCATCGGCGACAACATGGTGAAGGCCCTGCACGAGCAGGCCCAGCTGTCCTCGGTCGTCGAGGTCGACATCACCCGGCTGATGAAGCTCCGCGCGCAGGCGAAGGACTCCTTCGCCGCTCGTGAGGGCGTCAAGCTCTCCCCGATGCCGTTCTTCGTGAAGGCGGCGGCCCAGGCGCTGAAGGCCCACCCGGCCGTCAACGCCCGGATCAACGTGGACGAGGGCACGATCACCTACTTCGACACCGAGAGCATCGGTATCGCGGTGGACTCCGAGAAGGGCCTGATGACCCCGGTCATCAAGCACGCGGGCGACCTGAACATCGCCGGTATCGCCAAGGCCACCGCCGACCTGGCGGGCAAGGTCCGGGCGAACAAGATCACCCCGGACGAGCTGTCCGGCGCGACCTTCACCATCAGCAACACCGGCTCGCGCGGCGCGCTGTTCGACACGATCATCGTGCCGCCGAACCAGGTCGCGATCCTCGGCATCGGTGCCACGGTCAAGCGTCCGGCCGTCATCGAGACGGACGAGGGCACGGTCATCGGCGTCCGCGACATGACGTACCTGACCCTGTCCTACGACCACCGTCTGGTGGACGGCGCCGACGCGGCCCGTTACCTGACCGCGGTCAAGGCGATCCTGGAAGCCGGCGAGTTCGAGGTCGAGCTCGGCCTGTAA
- a CDS encoding GntR family transcriptional regulator: MTAPVVHSLREQIREHIVEGIVSGRWQPGERIVERRIATELEVSQTPVREALRELESLRLIESAPNKGVRVRNLTAADLEESYPVRAGLEAIAAELAAAKLAEDCSALEPHVSALYEADRNADGTGQVRHTVGFHRELVRAAGNSVLLHTWEGLGIEVFTALSIRWLGTVQQSYAEEHEELVAAFKRHDPRIAELVKAHVLGCAPRA; this comes from the coding sequence ATGACCGCGCCCGTCGTCCACTCGCTGCGCGAACAGATCCGCGAGCACATCGTGGAGGGGATCGTCAGCGGGCGCTGGCAGCCGGGTGAGCGGATCGTGGAGCGGCGGATCGCCACCGAGCTGGAGGTCAGCCAGACGCCGGTGCGGGAGGCGCTGCGGGAGCTGGAGTCGCTGCGGTTGATCGAGTCCGCGCCGAACAAGGGCGTGCGGGTGCGCAACCTCACGGCCGCGGACCTGGAGGAGAGCTACCCCGTGCGGGCCGGCCTGGAGGCGATCGCGGCGGAGCTGGCGGCGGCGAAGCTGGCCGAGGACTGCTCGGCCCTCGAACCGCATGTCTCGGCCCTGTACGAGGCCGACCGCAACGCCGACGGGACCGGCCAGGTGCGGCACACGGTCGGCTTCCACCGGGAGCTGGTGCGGGCGGCCGGCAACTCGGTGCTGCTGCACACCTGGGAGGGCCTCGGCATCGAGGTGTTCACGGCGCTGTCCATCCGCTGGCTGGGGACCGTGCAGCAGTCGTACGCGGAGGAGCACGAGGAGCTGGTGGCCGCGTTCAAGCGGCACGACCCCCGGATCGCGGAGCTGGTGAAGGCGCACGTCCTGGGCTGCGCGCCGAGGGCGTAA
- the aceE gene encoding pyruvate dehydrogenase (acetyl-transferring), homodimeric type, protein MTDPHAIQPSALDQLPDRDPEETAEWQASLDAVTKAAGPHRAAYLMRRTLERAEGNGIALPKLLETDYVNTIPTAAEPSAPGDQEMERKITAWNRWNAAAMVSRGSKYGVGGHIATFASAAWLYETGFNHFFKGKEADGSGDQLYIQGHASPGIYARAFLDGRLNESHLDNFRRESGGNGLPSYPHPRRLPWLWEFPTVSMGLGPLSAIYQARFNRYLTNRSIKDVSASHVWAFLGDGEMDEPESTAALALASREGLDNLTFVINCNLQRLDGPVRANFKIVQELEAQFRGAGWNVIKTLWGSAWDELFRLDTTGALVRRLREVPDAQVQTYQTRDAAYIRQDFFGKDPALAEMAKLLSDDKILECFHLSRGGHEARKVYAAYKAAVEFKGAPTVILAQTVKGHTLGEGFASKNANHQMKKLTVDEFKTMRDLLELPISDSRFVDGVVPYGHPGADSPEVRYLQERRAALGGPAPARRTHALAPLPAPAEKAFASFDKGSGSQNVATTMAFVRLVKDLVRDKETGKRWVPIVPDEARTFGMESLFPSLGIYSPKGQTYEPVDRDQLMYYKEAKNGQILNEGITEAGSMADFIAASTAYSTHGEAMIPFYIFYSMFGWQRTADQMWQLGDQLGRGFLVGATAGRTTLTGEGLQHADGHSPVIAATNPAALSYDPAFAYEIATIVKDGLRRMYGEAAPGEDPNVFYYLTVYNEPMPQPAKPSGPGVDEGIVKGLYRFNTAESAGVDVAAANAPRIQLLGSGTAIHWVLQAQKLLAEEWGVASDVWSATSWTELRRDALEADEALLRGEERLPYVRQALQGAEGPVLAVSDYMRQVPDQIAQWVEQDYSSLGADGFGLSDTREAARRHFGVDAQSIVVAALAQLARRGEVKATAVKEARERYGL, encoded by the coding sequence ATGACCGACCCCCACGCCATCCAGCCGAGCGCGCTCGACCAGCTCCCCGACCGGGACCCGGAGGAGACCGCCGAATGGCAGGCGTCCCTGGACGCCGTCACCAAGGCGGCCGGGCCGCACCGTGCCGCGTACCTGATGCGGCGCACGCTGGAGCGTGCCGAGGGCAACGGCATCGCGCTGCCCAAGCTGCTCGAGACGGACTACGTCAACACCATCCCCACCGCCGCCGAGCCCTCCGCGCCCGGTGACCAGGAGATGGAGCGGAAGATCACCGCGTGGAACCGCTGGAACGCGGCCGCGATGGTGAGCCGGGGCAGCAAATACGGCGTCGGCGGCCACATCGCCACCTTCGCCTCCGCCGCCTGGCTCTACGAGACCGGCTTCAACCACTTCTTCAAGGGCAAGGAGGCCGACGGCTCGGGCGACCAGCTCTACATCCAGGGCCACGCCTCCCCCGGCATCTACGCCCGCGCCTTCCTCGACGGCCGGCTGAACGAGTCCCACCTGGACAACTTCCGCCGTGAGTCGGGCGGCAACGGCCTCCCGTCGTACCCGCACCCCCGCCGGCTGCCCTGGCTGTGGGAGTTCCCGACCGTCTCCATGGGTCTCGGTCCGCTCTCCGCCATCTACCAGGCGCGCTTCAACCGGTACCTCACCAACCGCAGCATCAAGGACGTCTCCGCGTCGCACGTGTGGGCGTTCCTCGGTGACGGCGAGATGGACGAGCCCGAGTCGACGGCGGCACTCGCACTCGCCTCCCGCGAGGGCCTGGACAACCTGACCTTCGTCATCAACTGCAACCTGCAGCGCCTCGACGGCCCGGTCCGCGCCAACTTCAAGATCGTGCAGGAGCTGGAGGCCCAGTTCCGCGGCGCCGGCTGGAACGTCATCAAGACGCTGTGGGGTTCGGCGTGGGACGAGCTGTTCCGGCTCGACACCACGGGCGCGCTCGTACGCCGGCTGCGTGAGGTACCCGACGCCCAGGTGCAGACGTACCAGACGCGCGACGCGGCCTACATCCGCCAGGACTTCTTCGGCAAGGACCCGGCACTCGCCGAGATGGCGAAGCTGCTGAGCGACGACAAGATCCTGGAGTGCTTCCACCTCTCCCGCGGTGGCCACGAGGCTCGCAAGGTCTACGCGGCCTACAAGGCGGCCGTCGAGTTCAAGGGCGCGCCGACCGTCATCCTGGCCCAGACCGTGAAGGGCCACACCCTCGGCGAGGGCTTCGCGTCGAAGAACGCCAACCACCAGATGAAGAAGCTGACGGTGGACGAGTTCAAGACGATGCGCGACCTGCTGGAGCTGCCGATCTCGGACAGCCGGTTCGTCGACGGTGTGGTCCCCTACGGCCACCCGGGCGCCGACTCCCCCGAGGTCCGCTACCTCCAGGAGCGCCGCGCGGCCCTCGGCGGCCCGGCCCCGGCCCGCCGCACGCACGCGCTCGCGCCGCTGCCCGCCCCGGCGGAGAAGGCGTTCGCCTCCTTCGACAAGGGCTCCGGCTCCCAGAACGTGGCCACCACCATGGCCTTCGTCCGGCTGGTCAAGGACCTGGTCCGCGACAAGGAGACCGGGAAGCGCTGGGTGCCGATCGTCCCCGACGAGGCCCGCACCTTCGGCATGGAGAGCCTCTTCCCCTCCCTGGGCATCTACTCGCCCAAGGGCCAGACGTACGAGCCGGTCGACCGTGACCAGCTGATGTACTACAAGGAGGCCAAGAACGGCCAGATCCTCAACGAGGGGATCACCGAGGCCGGTTCGATGGCCGACTTCATCGCCGCGTCCACCGCGTACTCCACGCACGGTGAGGCGATGATCCCGTTCTACATCTTCTACTCGATGTTCGGCTGGCAGCGCACGGCCGACCAGATGTGGCAGCTCGGCGACCAGCTCGGCCGCGGCTTCCTCGTCGGCGCCACGGCCGGCCGTACGACCCTGACGGGCGAGGGCCTCCAGCACGCCGACGGCCACTCCCCGGTCATCGCCGCGACGAACCCGGCCGCCCTCAGCTACGACCCGGCGTTCGCGTACGAGATCGCGACGATCGTCAAGGACGGTCTGCGCCGGATGTACGGCGAGGCGGCCCCGGGTGAGGACCCGAACGTCTTCTACTACCTGACCGTCTACAACGAGCCGATGCCGCAGCCGGCCAAGCCGTCCGGCCCCGGGGTCGACGAGGGCATCGTCAAGGGCCTGTACCGCTTCAACACGGCGGAGTCGGCGGGCGTGGACGTGGCGGCGGCCAACGCCCCGCGCATCCAGCTGCTGGGCTCGGGCACGGCGATCCACTGGGTCCTTCAGGCGCAGAAGCTGCTCGCCGAGGAGTGGGGTGTGGCCTCCGACGTGTGGTCCGCGACCTCCTGGACCGAGCTGCGCCGTGACGCGCTGGAGGCCGACGAGGCCCTGCTGCGCGGCGAGGAGCGCCTGCCGTACGTCCGGCAGGCGCTGCAGGGTGCCGAGGGCCCGGTCCTCGCGGTCTCCGACTACATGCGCCAGGTCCCGGACCAGATCGCGCAGTGGGTCGAGCAGGACTACTCCTCGCTCGGTGCGGACGGCTTCGGTCTCTCCGACACCCGTGAGGCGGCCCGCCGCCACTTCGGCGTCGACGCGCAGTCGATCGTCGTCGCGGCCCTGGCCCAGCTCGCCCGCCGCGGCGAGGTCAAGGCGACGGCCGTGAAGGAGGCGCGCGAGCGCTACGGCCTGTAG
- a CDS encoding helix-turn-helix transcriptional regulator, with amino-acid sequence MRAARLIKMVLLLQSRPAMTAAELARELEVSERTVTRDAQALSEAGVPVYAERGRAGGYRLVGGYRTRLTGLGRGEAEALFLSGVPGALREMGLEDVASAARLKVSAALLPSLRDAPRAAAQRFHLDAPAWFREPETPKLVTVVADAVWDDRCVRARYRRGDGEPPREVVRELEPYGLVLKAGVWYLCARVRGESRGNGVFRTYRIDRFVGVEDLKDHFSRDEEFDLPGFWGEQAERFARSILRDEVVLRLSEAGVRGLAHAVDPVAARDALATAGEADGRGWVTVALRVESQDVAHTQLTALGAEAEVISPESLRKRFAEDAVRLTELYRRG; translated from the coding sequence ATGCGCGCTGCCCGCCTCATCAAGATGGTGCTCCTCCTGCAGTCCCGGCCCGCCATGACCGCCGCCGAGCTGGCACGGGAGCTGGAGGTGTCGGAGCGTACGGTCACGCGGGACGCGCAGGCGCTGTCGGAGGCGGGCGTGCCGGTGTACGCGGAGCGGGGGCGGGCCGGCGGGTACCGGCTGGTCGGCGGGTACCGGACGCGGCTGACCGGGCTGGGGCGCGGTGAGGCCGAGGCGCTGTTCCTGAGCGGGGTGCCGGGGGCGCTCAGGGAGATGGGCCTGGAGGACGTCGCCTCGGCGGCGCGGCTGAAGGTGTCGGCGGCCCTGCTGCCCTCCCTGCGGGACGCCCCGCGGGCGGCGGCCCAGCGGTTCCATCTGGACGCGCCGGCGTGGTTCAGGGAGCCGGAGACTCCGAAGCTGGTGACCGTGGTCGCGGACGCGGTGTGGGACGACCGGTGTGTGCGGGCGCGGTACAGGCGCGGGGACGGGGAGCCTCCGCGGGAAGTGGTGCGGGAGCTGGAGCCGTACGGGCTCGTGCTGAAGGCGGGGGTCTGGTACCTGTGCGCCCGGGTCCGGGGGGAGAGCCGGGGCAACGGGGTGTTCCGTACGTACCGCATCGACCGGTTCGTCGGCGTCGAGGACCTGAAGGATCATTTCAGCCGGGACGAGGAGTTCGACCTGCCCGGGTTCTGGGGTGAGCAGGCCGAGCGGTTCGCGCGCTCGATCCTGCGGGACGAGGTCGTCCTGCGGCTGTCGGAGGCGGGCGTACGCGGGCTGGCGCACGCGGTGGACCCGGTGGCCGCCCGGGACGCGCTGGCGACGGCCGGGGAGGCGGACGGGCGGGGGTGGGTCACGGTCGCACTGCGGGTGGAGTCGCAGGACGTGGCGCACACCCAGCTCACGGCGCTGGGGGCCGAGGCAGAGGTGATCTCCCCCGAGTCCCTGCGGAAGCGCTTCGCCGAGGACGCGGTACGGCTGACGGAGTTGTACCGGCGGGGGTGA
- a CDS encoding DUF4240 domain-containing protein codes for MDETEFWELVDASREAAEGDPEEQADLLVERLVRLDPESVLDFARHFESRYNRAYRWDLWGAAWLLLDGASDDAFDFFRCWLIGQGREVFEGALHGDPDSLADLLDDFDEEIDGDGEELGYAADEAYEQLTGTVAPDLGIPPAPSEPEGTPVDFENEGSLAERYPRLWQRFKE; via the coding sequence ATGGACGAGACGGAGTTCTGGGAGCTGGTGGACGCCTCCCGCGAGGCCGCCGAGGGCGATCCCGAGGAGCAGGCCGACCTGCTCGTGGAGCGGCTGGTGAGGCTGGACCCGGAGTCCGTGCTCGACTTCGCCCGGCACTTCGAGTCCCGCTACAACCGCGCCTACCGCTGGGACCTGTGGGGCGCGGCCTGGCTGTTGCTGGACGGGGCGAGCGACGACGCCTTCGACTTCTTCCGGTGCTGGCTGATCGGGCAGGGCCGCGAGGTCTTCGAGGGCGCCCTGCACGGCGACCCGGACTCGCTCGCCGACCTGCTGGACGACTTCGACGAGGAGATCGACGGCGACGGCGAGGAACTCGGCTACGCGGCCGACGAGGCCTACGAGCAGCTCACCGGGACCGTCGCCCCGGACCTGGGCATTCCGCCGGCGCCCTCCGAACCCGAGGGCACACCCGTGGACTTCGAGAACGAGGGGTCGCTGGCCGAGCGGTATCCCCGGCTGTGGCAGCGCTTCAAGGAATGA
- a CDS encoding peptidoglycan recognition protein family protein, with the protein MCALRAASRGPRGTRGRLPARIPGPLLVLLGCLPGLAAVAALGLCAGGVDHVATAARAGHPDAARPATAHQAARPPVVPRAAWLDGLARHAQPPPRYDDKVVAVFVHHTDSPNGYDCADAPRIIRYLYVGQTDARGWDDIGYNFLVDRCGTIYEGRAGGVDRPVTGAHTQGFNHRTVGIAALGTFTAGVPVPQAMVDAIAALTAWKLGLSDIDPRTTVRLTSSNSLSRYASGTAAVLPALAGHNDGYMTSCPGKALTARLPEIRARAARLQGRTAAPALTGTP; encoded by the coding sequence ATGTGTGCCCTCCGAGCGGCCTCCCGCGGTCCGCGGGGAACGCGAGGGCGGCTCCCGGCGCGGATACCGGGCCCGCTCCTCGTACTCCTGGGCTGCCTGCCCGGGCTCGCCGCCGTCGCCGCCCTCGGGCTGTGCGCGGGCGGTGTCGACCACGTCGCCACGGCCGCCCGCGCCGGCCATCCGGACGCCGCCCGCCCCGCCACCGCGCACCAGGCGGCCCGGCCCCCGGTCGTGCCGCGTGCCGCCTGGCTGGACGGCCTGGCCCGGCACGCGCAGCCGCCCCCGCGCTACGACGACAAGGTCGTCGCCGTCTTCGTCCACCACACCGACTCGCCCAACGGCTACGACTGCGCCGACGCGCCCCGCATCATCCGCTACCTGTACGTGGGCCAGACCGACGCCCGGGGCTGGGACGACATCGGCTACAACTTCCTCGTCGACCGCTGCGGCACCATCTACGAGGGCCGCGCGGGCGGCGTCGACCGCCCCGTCACCGGCGCCCACACCCAGGGCTTCAACCACCGCACGGTCGGCATCGCCGCACTCGGCACGTTCACCGCCGGGGTTCCGGTGCCGCAGGCGATGGTCGACGCGATCGCCGCCCTGACCGCCTGGAAACTCGGCCTGTCCGACATCGACCCGCGCACGACCGTCCGGCTCACCTCCAGCAACAGCCTCAGCCGGTACGCCTCGGGCACCGCCGCCGTCCTTCCCGCCCTGGCCGGCCACAACGACGGCTACATGACCAGTTGTCCCGGCAAGGCCCTCACCGCCCGTCTGCCGGAGATCCGCGCGAGGGCCGCCCGCCTCCAGGGCCGAACGGCCGCGCCGGCGCTCACAGGAACCCCTTAG
- a CDS encoding MarP family serine protease: MDLLDILLALVILAYAGSGYRRGLVAGCISLAGFVGGAVIGVWVLPWLMNLVTPGTTAATVTAVFTVLVPAVVGHELAGRLALRLRRELDRGPLRVADGVGGAAANAVAVLIVAWVAASVLGASSSPVVTSSIRDSRLLGAVQDAMPDTTPTWFSRATSALTQAGFPQVFNPFENESTAEVAKPTGDSVTASATNAAKMSTVKIEGVSGDQGREGSGFVYADEHVMTNAHVVAGIDDPTVRIGGVGRSFDARVVLFDPDKDVAVLYVPDLSAPVLNFDDDASRGDSAVVAGYPQDGDLNLQAATVANRVKATGRNIYNDEIVTREIYSIRSTVRPGNSGGPLLTTAGQVFGVVFARSTSDDETGYVLTAAEVADDAERASTATEPVDTGDLITS, from the coding sequence GTGGACCTGCTCGACATCCTGCTGGCGCTGGTGATCCTGGCCTACGCCGGCTCCGGCTACCGGCGCGGACTGGTGGCCGGCTGTATCTCGCTGGCCGGGTTCGTGGGCGGCGCGGTGATCGGCGTGTGGGTCCTGCCGTGGCTGATGAACCTGGTGACACCGGGGACGACGGCGGCCACCGTCACCGCCGTGTTCACGGTCCTCGTCCCCGCGGTGGTCGGGCACGAGCTGGCGGGGCGGCTGGCGCTGCGGCTGCGCCGGGAGCTGGACCGGGGGCCGCTCAGGGTGGCCGACGGGGTCGGCGGGGCGGCGGCGAACGCGGTGGCGGTGCTGATCGTGGCGTGGGTGGCGGCGAGCGTGCTGGGCGCGTCCTCGTCGCCGGTGGTCACGTCGTCGATACGGGACTCACGGCTGTTGGGGGCCGTGCAGGACGCCATGCCGGACACCACGCCCACCTGGTTCTCGCGAGCCACGTCGGCGCTGACCCAGGCGGGCTTCCCGCAGGTCTTCAACCCGTTCGAGAACGAGTCGACGGCCGAGGTCGCCAAGCCCACCGGCGACAGCGTCACGGCGAGCGCGACCAACGCGGCGAAGATGAGCACGGTGAAGATCGAGGGCGTCTCGGGCGACCAGGGCCGCGAGGGCAGCGGCTTCGTGTACGCGGACGAGCATGTGATGACCAACGCGCACGTGGTGGCGGGCATCGACGATCCGACCGTACGGATCGGCGGGGTGGGGCGGTCGTTCGACGCGCGCGTGGTGCTCTTCGACCCGGACAAGGACGTGGCCGTGCTGTACGTGCCGGACCTGAGCGCCCCGGTCCTGAACTTCGACGACGACGCCTCGCGCGGGGACTCGGCGGTCGTCGCCGGCTATCCGCAGGACGGCGACCTGAACCTCCAGGCGGCGACGGTCGCGAACCGGGTGAAGGCGACCGGACGGAACATCTACAACGACGAGATCGTCACCCGCGAGATCTACTCGATCCGCTCCACCGTCCGCCCCGGCAACTCCGGCGGACCGCTGCTGACCACCGCCGGCCAGGTCTTCGGCGTCGTCTTCGCCCGCTCCACCTCCGACGACGAGACGGGGTACGTGCTGACGGCCGCCGAGGTCGCCGACGACGCCGAGCGGGCGTCGACGGCGACGGAGCCGGTGGACACGGGTGACCTGATCACGTCGTAG
- a CDS encoding GNAT family N-acetyltransferase has translation MPEPSAPRIRTAVLADDEALALVDRLTWSPLHAVMPEPQPPHGPFFGERQAPEDILVAELDERMVGYIRLAFPTELACNRHVRQIQGLAVLDDARGRGVGRALLRAAVEEARRLGARRITLRVLGHNTPARGLYESEGFVVEGVLPEEFLLDGKYVDDVFMGRPL, from the coding sequence ATGCCCGAACCATCCGCACCTCGTATACGCACCGCCGTGCTCGCCGACGACGAGGCGTTGGCCCTCGTCGACCGTCTGACCTGGTCCCCTCTGCACGCGGTCATGCCCGAGCCGCAGCCGCCCCACGGGCCCTTCTTCGGAGAGCGCCAGGCTCCCGAGGACATCCTGGTCGCCGAACTCGACGAGCGCATGGTCGGCTACATCCGCCTCGCCTTTCCCACCGAACTCGCCTGCAACAGGCACGTCCGCCAGATCCAGGGCCTCGCAGTCCTCGACGATGCACGCGGCCGGGGCGTCGGGCGGGCACTGCTCCGCGCGGCCGTCGAGGAGGCCCGCAGGCTGGGCGCCCGCCGCATCACCCTGCGCGTCCTCGGCCACAACACCCCGGCCCGGGGGCTCTACGAGTCCGAGGGGTTCGTGGTGGAGGGCGTACTGCCGGAGGAGTTCCTGCTGGACGGGAAGTACGTGGACGACGTGTTCATGGGACGCCCCCTGTGA